The Diadema setosum chromosome 1, eeDiaSeto1, whole genome shotgun sequence genome has a window encoding:
- the LOC140231378 gene encoding putative glutathione-specific gamma-glutamylcyclotransferase 2 — protein MWIFGYGSLTWKTDFPFTRKVVGCVTGYARRFWQGSMDHRGVPEKPGRVVTLVENPEEKVWGIAYHVAESDIASVKKYLDYREKNGYTTKALTFYPLQREQQSVQEPFQVLVYIATPGNPAFLGPASLEEIANQIVRSEGPSGKNRDYVLHLATTMRELVPNCHDPHLFELETIVKRLAQEDNISSMETTRT, from the exons ATGTGGATTTTTGGCTATGGATCACTCACATGGAAGACAGACTTTCCTTTCACAAGGAAAGTTGTAGGATGTGTGACTGGTTATGCACGCAGGTTCTGGCAGGGAAGCATGGACCACCGTGGGGTTCCAGAAAAA CCTGGGAGAGTGGTTACTTTGGTGGAGAATCCAGAG GAGAAAGTGTGGGGAATTGCTTACCATGTTGCAGAGAGTGACATAGCCTCTGTGAAAAAGTACCTGGACTACAGGGAGAAAAATGGGTACACCACCAAAGCGCTGACCTTCTACCCCCTGCAGCGGGAGCAGCAATCAGTCCAAGAGCCATTTCAGGTCCTGGTCTACATCGCCACCCCTGGCAACCCAGCATTCTTGGGACCAGCCTCTCTTGAGGAGATTGCGAATCAGATAGTCAGGTCAGAAGGTCCCAGCGGCAAGAACCGGGACTATGTACTTCACCTAGCCACCACGATGAGGGAGCTTGTGCCCAACTGTCATGACCCCCATTTGTTTGAACTTGAGACTATTGTGAAGAGACTAGCTCAAGAGGACAACATTTCAAGCATGGAAACAACAAGAACTtga